From the Saccharobesus litoralis genome, one window contains:
- a CDS encoding tryptophan halogenase family protein: MNKTTIAIIGGGTAGWMTAAILAKGLPQAQYNITLVESPDIPTVGVGEATIPPIIQLCKYLEVEEKALLEAVEGTYKYGIHFENWSQIGHSYMHAFGKTGTEFYHDDKPVSFEKMWLQHAAQLGLKSFTAFSPTATAAYNNKYSDAIPAPENANPKFYYPLSHLFHAYQFDAGLLANWLKEYAVPLGVNFISATVNDISQHSNGNIACVHLDNGEKISSDYFVDCSGAKGLLSKQTLNGEFIDWSAYLPCDSAWAVQTKPTTLPFPYTKSIAQSSGWRWQIPLRQRNGNGYVYSSQFIDDQQAKNELEQALKGQEQLTEPKQIKFNTGCLKQAWHKNVIALGLSAGFMEPLESTSIHLIHKYAIELKNAFIYGKNMQQEADMFNSKYLEDTHAILDFLTLHYHCTQRSDSAFWRHCSNMPIPESLADKLQQFTNTGWIDLPQGALFSYSSWLQVLMGQGYLSSYEQFKQNDISEHSARQFFTNVHAALNNEVAKLPAHSLALL; the protein is encoded by the coding sequence ATGAATAAAACAACAATAGCCATTATTGGTGGTGGTACGGCTGGCTGGATGACAGCAGCAATTTTGGCCAAAGGCTTACCTCAAGCGCAATACAACATAACCCTTGTCGAAAGCCCTGATATTCCAACGGTTGGCGTGGGTGAAGCCACTATTCCACCTATTATTCAACTGTGTAAGTATTTAGAAGTAGAAGAAAAAGCGCTACTCGAAGCAGTCGAAGGTACCTACAAATACGGCATTCATTTTGAAAACTGGTCGCAAATAGGCCACAGCTATATGCATGCTTTTGGTAAAACCGGCACAGAGTTTTATCACGACGACAAGCCCGTCTCATTCGAGAAAATGTGGCTACAGCATGCCGCACAATTGGGGCTAAAATCCTTTACGGCTTTCTCACCCACTGCCACAGCCGCCTATAACAACAAATATTCAGATGCTATCCCCGCACCTGAAAACGCCAACCCTAAATTCTATTATCCTCTTAGTCACTTATTTCACGCTTATCAATTTGATGCCGGCTTGCTGGCAAACTGGCTAAAAGAGTATGCCGTCCCCTTGGGTGTCAATTTTATTAGCGCGACCGTAAACGATATAAGCCAACACTCTAACGGCAATATTGCTTGTGTCCATCTTGATAACGGAGAAAAAATTAGCTCAGATTATTTTGTCGATTGTAGCGGCGCAAAAGGTTTGTTAAGTAAACAAACGCTTAATGGCGAATTTATTGATTGGTCAGCCTATTTACCTTGTGACAGCGCTTGGGCTGTTCAAACTAAACCGACCACTCTACCCTTTCCTTATACCAAATCAATTGCTCAATCATCTGGTTGGCGCTGGCAAATTCCTTTACGGCAACGTAACGGCAATGGCTATGTTTATAGCAGCCAGTTTATTGATGACCAACAAGCAAAAAACGAACTTGAACAAGCCCTTAAAGGGCAAGAGCAATTAACCGAGCCTAAACAAATAAAATTTAACACGGGCTGTTTAAAACAAGCATGGCACAAAAACGTGATTGCCTTAGGTTTATCTGCTGGTTTTATGGAGCCGCTCGAATCAACCAGTATTCACTTAATACATAAATACGCGATCGAACTGAAAAATGCCTTCATATATGGCAAGAATATGCAGCAAGAAGCGGATATGTTTAACAGCAAGTATTTAGAAGACACCCATGCCATTCTTGACTTTTTAACCTTGCATTATCATTGCACTCAGCGAAGCGACAGCGCTTTTTGGCGTCACTGTAGCAATATGCCGATACCAGAATCACTCGCTGACAAGCTGCAGCAATTTACTAATACAGGCTGGATAGACCTGCCGCAAGGTGCACTATTTAGCTATTCAAGCTGGTTGCAGGTGCTGATGGGTCAAGGTTATTTATCTAGTTACGAGCAATTTAAACAAAACGACATATCCGAACATAGCGCTCGCCAATTTTTTACTAACGTCCATGCTGCATTAAACAATGAAGTGGCTAAGTTACCCGCGCATAGTTTAGCCTTGCTTTAA
- the gloA2 gene encoding SMU1112c/YaeR family gloxylase I-like metalloprotein, with translation MLLGIHHVAVICSDYAQSKHFYTQILGLTVIAETNRQARDSYKLDLALPDGGQIELFSFPSAPPRPSYPEAQGLRHLAFKVTSVEACKNQLQAQGITVEPIRTDELTGKQFTFFADPDGLPLEIYQI, from the coding sequence ATGTTACTTGGTATTCATCATGTTGCAGTTATTTGCAGCGATTATGCGCAATCAAAACATTTTTATACGCAGATCTTAGGTTTAACTGTCATTGCAGAAACCAACCGTCAAGCTAGAGATTCATATAAGCTTGATTTGGCATTGCCGGACGGCGGCCAAATCGAACTTTTTTCATTTCCAAGTGCACCCCCAAGACCCAGTTACCCCGAAGCGCAAGGTTTACGTCATTTAGCCTTTAAAGTGACATCAGTCGAGGCATGTAAAAATCAGCTACAAGCCCAAGGCATAACTGTAGAACCCATACGCACAGACGAATTAACCGGTAAACAATTCACCTTTTTTGCTGACCCGGATGGCTTACCGCTAGAAATTTATCAAATTTAA
- a CDS encoding TraB/GumN family protein gives MKTRQLVSGLILAGIAAVSFTAHASAPVWKVTKGKHTIYLGGTVHLLEKKDYPLPTAFEIAYQKSDILVFETDMEAINTPEFQQMMMAKMMYQDGRTIKSELSSATFSLLKKHLAERGVPMQNMQAFKPAMMSIMLTMIELQRLGMTNEGVDAFYAAKGKKDKKPVLKLETLEQQLQFMANLGKGQEDDMIKLSIQDATKIPTIMADLKKAWREGDNPKLAEVALASWQQDFPAMFNDLIVKRNNNWMPQLESYFTTPEVEFVLVGALHLVEKAGVLQQLQDKGYQVQQLD, from the coding sequence ATGAAAACTCGTCAGTTAGTTTCAGGCTTAATATTGGCAGGGATCGCTGCCGTCTCATTCACTGCTCATGCCAGTGCGCCAGTTTGGAAAGTAACTAAAGGTAAGCACACGATTTATCTAGGTGGAACGGTACATTTACTCGAAAAAAAGGATTATCCGCTGCCAACTGCTTTTGAAATAGCGTATCAAAAATCTGATATTTTGGTGTTTGAAACGGACATGGAGGCGATTAATACGCCAGAGTTTCAACAAATGATGATGGCCAAGATGATGTATCAGGATGGCAGAACCATTAAAAGTGAATTATCAAGCGCGACATTTAGTTTGCTTAAAAAACACTTAGCTGAGCGTGGTGTGCCAATGCAAAACATGCAAGCGTTTAAACCGGCAATGATGAGCATTATGTTAACCATGATAGAGCTGCAGCGCTTAGGCATGACCAATGAAGGGGTCGACGCGTTTTATGCGGCTAAAGGTAAAAAAGATAAAAAGCCGGTGTTAAAGTTAGAAACGCTTGAGCAGCAATTGCAATTTATGGCCAATTTGGGCAAAGGCCAAGAAGATGACATGATTAAATTGTCTATTCAAGATGCTACAAAAATTCCGACAATTATGGCTGACTTAAAAAAAGCCTGGCGCGAAGGGGATAACCCTAAGCTGGCAGAAGTGGCTTTAGCCTCTTGGCAACAAGATTTTCCTGCTATGTTTAACGATCTTATTGTTAAGCGTAATAATAACTGGATGCCACAGTTAGAGTCTTATTTTACTACACCTGAAGTGGAATTTGTTTTGGTAGGGGCTTTGCATTTAGTAGAAAAAGCCGGTGTATTACAACAATTACAGGATAAAGGCTATCAAGTTCAGCAACTGGACTAG
- a CDS encoding alpha/beta hydrolase family protein — protein sequence MLRTYISFIGLALLSIAPLLSFAQSLIPLGDLISKNSLSKVELSPNGDFLLTAGYPDNNLQINVFDTNTQHSVTVFQAKQGDSYSLSSVLWVDQDTLVFRTYRRSQKNTYVRWAVDIRKRATRLSHKLSRINAAGYIIDPLEDEPNLVWFLHYPEKYNRDKVRVYKAHVDALVRDNFRGQQKFSDLVSDANYYQTDPKGQIRFARHFDKDDITTSYWYLDADDDWQELYTFDPYEFDFEPIGFLDNGKLAVITNISSDLKSLYEFDVKTQSLGKLIYQHSRYDLVNAGFSRDGQRLESIAYYDGGEWRTEYFDSAKQQLNQLAANTFKDQQFYLTSSNQAEDKAVIKVFSSTSRGQFYYWDIKANQASLIGQQNDNHSRYTFADTQVLDIKSAEGHQIEAFFTPANRQVTNQVLLVMPHGGPIGPRDHKRFDSEVQYLASRGYSVLQVNYRGSDGFGKQFKDSGRAQWGRRIEQDITSAVEHIRASQTFKQVCAIGASYGGYSSAMLAVLHPNTYDCVIARFGVFDLPLIFNDRNTKQAEFMQKIWAKVVGDDQAEMKRYSPVYFAEKLKQPVLITAGQLDTRASFEHSNRLKYVLEKHNADVEFLYYRHSRHGHGDMRSARHELAYIDDFIRRQLNLGLPAGKNAKAIVRNELRLIAKGFERADMVGIDKEKAGHYKQRAKSL from the coding sequence ATGCTAAGGACATACATCTCTTTTATTGGCTTAGCTTTATTGTCAATAGCCCCCTTGTTGAGCTTTGCCCAGTCTTTGATCCCACTAGGGGACTTAATTAGCAAAAACAGCTTATCGAAAGTTGAGTTAAGCCCCAATGGCGACTTTTTATTAACAGCTGGTTATCCAGACAATAATCTACAAATTAATGTATTTGATACCAATACTCAGCATAGTGTTACGGTTTTTCAAGCTAAACAAGGTGACAGTTATTCATTAAGTTCAGTGCTTTGGGTTGATCAAGATACTTTGGTTTTTCGTACCTATCGCCGCTCACAAAAAAATACTTATGTCCGTTGGGCGGTAGATATTCGTAAGCGCGCGACACGATTAAGTCATAAACTCAGCCGCATTAATGCTGCGGGTTATATTATCGATCCGCTAGAAGATGAGCCAAACCTTGTTTGGTTTTTACATTACCCAGAAAAATACAATCGCGATAAAGTAAGAGTGTATAAAGCTCATGTGGATGCTTTAGTCCGCGATAATTTTCGCGGCCAACAAAAGTTTAGCGATTTAGTCAGTGATGCCAATTATTACCAAACTGATCCAAAAGGACAAATTCGTTTTGCGCGGCACTTTGATAAAGATGATATTACCACCAGCTATTGGTACTTAGACGCAGATGACGATTGGCAAGAATTGTACACTTTTGATCCTTACGAGTTTGATTTTGAGCCGATTGGCTTTTTGGATAATGGCAAATTAGCTGTTATTACCAATATCAGCTCTGATCTTAAATCTTTATATGAGTTTGACGTTAAAACGCAATCGCTAGGTAAACTGATTTATCAGCATTCACGCTATGACTTAGTGAATGCTGGCTTTAGTCGTGACGGCCAGCGATTGGAATCTATCGCGTATTACGACGGTGGGGAATGGCGCACGGAATATTTTGATAGCGCTAAACAACAACTCAACCAACTTGCGGCTAACACGTTTAAAGATCAGCAGTTTTATTTAACCTCGTCTAATCAAGCGGAAGATAAAGCAGTTATCAAAGTGTTTTCAAGTACCAGCCGTGGCCAGTTTTATTATTGGGATATCAAAGCGAATCAAGCCAGTTTGATCGGCCAACAAAACGATAACCATAGCCGTTACACCTTTGCTGATACGCAAGTGCTGGATATAAAAAGTGCCGAAGGCCATCAAATCGAAGCGTTTTTTACCCCAGCTAATCGACAAGTGACTAATCAGGTTTTATTAGTTATGCCGCATGGTGGGCCCATTGGCCCACGGGATCACAAACGTTTTGATAGCGAGGTGCAATACTTAGCCAGTCGTGGCTATTCTGTTCTGCAAGTGAATTATCGTGGTTCAGATGGTTTTGGTAAACAGTTCAAAGATAGCGGCAGAGCGCAATGGGGACGCCGTATTGAACAGGATATTACCAGTGCTGTTGAGCACATTCGTGCTTCGCAAACGTTCAAGCAGGTTTGTGCGATTGGTGCTAGCTATGGCGGTTATTCCAGCGCTATGTTAGCTGTTTTACACCCAAATACGTACGATTGCGTTATCGCGCGTTTTGGGGTGTTTGACTTGCCGTTAATTTTTAATGATCGCAATACTAAACAAGCTGAATTTATGCAGAAAATATGGGCTAAAGTTGTTGGTGATGATCAGGCCGAAATGAAGCGTTATTCGCCGGTTTATTTCGCCGAAAAACTTAAGCAACCAGTATTGATTACGGCGGGGCAGCTAGATACGCGCGCCAGCTTTGAACACAGCAATCGCCTTAAATATGTGCTAGAAAAACACAACGCAGATGTTGAGTTTTTATACTATCGCCATTCGCGTCATGGCCATGGCGATATGCGTAGTGCCCGCCATGAGCTAGCTTATATCGACGATTTTATTCGTCGCCAATTAAACTTAGGTTTACCAGCAGGTAAGAATGCAAAAGCCATTGTGCGAAATGAGTTACGCTTGATCGCGAAAGGCTTTGAGCGAGCTGATATGGTAGGGATTGATAAAGAAAAAGCGGGGCACTATAAACAGCGAGCTAAAAGTCTGTAG
- a CDS encoding choice-of-anchor I family protein has product MKKANFKLTALAAVLASLATGCGLIDDSDDNENVAAKPVAIEMELVGRAVLNVQDPEGAAEIVQYQKSTGYIYAVNSSTDDVTVEIIDANNIDKSALTKNGEGVVTNTNLTVMSTIKVSDNTAGDANSIAISDERELLAVAMAADAVDANGYIAFYDISGAQPVFLKNVEVGVLPDMVTFSPDGNKVVVANEGEPAGNYMIDPEGTISIIDISGSTAADISAATTLDFKAYNGKQAELEAKGVRFAHPKAGAITINGVSNTESTVAQDLEPEYVAVTADSKKAYVAMQENNAFAVVDLQSKTITDILGLGFKDWGMYELDASDKDDKVNFSSYPNLYGMYQPDTIVSYTANGQNYIVSANEGDGREYFFDVADEQACNDAIDETKAPYADYDEDDGCLSYLDESRVEDLTLDATAFAGVQNDDSDLGRLKVSVEYGDTDNDGEYEELYTYGARSFTIWNEQGQVVFDSGDDVGKITHQIHGEAFNNDEDENEGDTRSDAKGAEPEALAIGVVAGRTLAFVGLERMGGVLVYDITDPANAEYLTYFYNRGVVEGADITGDLAPEGMKFIPATDSKPAMLVIGNEISGSVAVWQITATEK; this is encoded by the coding sequence ATGAAAAAAGCTAACTTCAAATTGACAGCATTAGCTGCAGTATTGGCTTCTTTAGCTACAGGTTGTGGCTTAATTGATGACAGTGATGATAACGAAAATGTAGCCGCTAAGCCGGTTGCTATTGAAATGGAATTGGTCGGCCGTGCTGTACTCAATGTACAAGACCCTGAAGGTGCAGCTGAAATTGTTCAGTATCAAAAATCGACGGGTTATATTTACGCAGTCAATAGTTCGACTGATGACGTGACGGTAGAGATCATTGATGCTAATAATATTGACAAGTCAGCGTTAACTAAAAACGGCGAAGGTGTTGTTACTAATACCAACTTAACGGTGATGAGCACGATTAAAGTGTCAGACAATACCGCTGGCGATGCTAACAGCATTGCTATTTCAGACGAGCGCGAATTATTAGCGGTTGCTATGGCAGCAGACGCGGTTGATGCTAACGGCTACATTGCTTTTTATGACATTTCAGGTGCGCAACCTGTCTTTTTGAAAAACGTTGAAGTTGGAGTATTACCAGATATGGTTACTTTCTCACCTGATGGCAACAAAGTGGTTGTTGCTAACGAAGGTGAGCCTGCTGGTAACTATATGATCGACCCAGAAGGTACGATTTCCATCATCGATATTTCTGGTTCAACGGCGGCAGATATCTCAGCGGCTACTACGTTGGACTTTAAAGCGTACAACGGTAAACAAGCTGAGCTTGAAGCCAAAGGCGTACGTTTTGCCCATCCTAAAGCGGGTGCTATCACAATTAATGGGGTTAGCAACACAGAGTCAACCGTTGCTCAAGATTTAGAGCCAGAATACGTAGCGGTTACAGCCGATAGCAAAAAAGCTTATGTCGCAATGCAAGAAAACAACGCTTTTGCCGTTGTTGATTTACAATCAAAAACCATTACTGACATTCTTGGTTTAGGCTTTAAAGATTGGGGCATGTACGAGCTAGATGCGTCAGATAAAGACGATAAAGTTAATTTTAGCTCTTACCCGAATCTATATGGCATGTACCAGCCAGATACTATTGTTTCATACACGGCGAATGGTCAAAATTACATTGTTTCAGCCAATGAAGGCGACGGTCGCGAATATTTCTTTGATGTTGCTGATGAACAAGCATGTAATGATGCAATCGATGAAACTAAAGCCCCCTATGCTGACTATGATGAAGACGATGGTTGTTTATCTTACCTTGACGAATCACGCGTTGAAGACTTAACGTTAGACGCAACTGCCTTTGCTGGTGTGCAAAATGATGATTCAGATCTCGGTCGTTTAAAAGTCAGCGTTGAATACGGTGATACAGATAACGATGGTGAATATGAAGAGTTATATACCTATGGTGCACGTTCTTTCACGATTTGGAATGAGCAAGGCCAAGTTGTATTCGATTCAGGTGACGATGTTGGTAAAATTACTCATCAAATCCACGGTGAAGCGTTTAACAACGATGAAGATGAAAACGAAGGTGATACTCGTTCAGATGCCAAAGGCGCAGAGCCAGAAGCGTTGGCCATTGGTGTGGTTGCAGGCCGTACATTAGCTTTTGTTGGTTTAGAGCGCATGGGCGGTGTATTAGTTTACGATATTACCGATCCTGCTAATGCTGAATACTTAACTTACTTCTATAACCGTGGTGTGGTTGAAGGCGCTGATATTACCGGTGATTTGGCACCAGAAGGGATGAAGTTTATTCCAGCAACAGACAGCAAACCTGCTATGCTTGTTATTGGTAATGAGATTTCAGGCTCAGTTGCAGTATGGCAAATTACCGCGACTGAAAAATAG
- the trmD gene encoding tRNA (guanosine(37)-N1)-methyltransferase TrmD has protein sequence MAQLNWIGVISLFPEMFDAITQHGITGRAFKKGILEFHRWNPRDFTHDKHRTVDDRPYGGGPGMLMMVQPLRDAIQAAKAAAGEGAKTIYLSPQGRKLDQQGVMELANNKKLILVAGRYEGIDERIIQSEIDEEWSIGDYVLSGGELPAMTLIDSVSRMVPGVLGHELSAEQDSFTDGLLDCPHYTRPEVLDGEAVPSVLLSGNHKHIETWRMKQALGRTWLRRPELLQTLALTAEQEKLLDEFKQEHLT, from the coding sequence ATGGCGCAATTAAACTGGATTGGGGTGATAAGCCTTTTTCCTGAAATGTTTGATGCTATTACCCAACACGGCATAACAGGTCGAGCTTTTAAAAAAGGCATTTTAGAATTTCATCGCTGGAATCCACGGGATTTCACTCACGATAAACATAGGACTGTTGATGACAGACCTTATGGTGGTGGCCCAGGGATGCTAATGATGGTACAGCCATTACGCGATGCTATCCAAGCAGCGAAAGCCGCAGCGGGTGAGGGTGCAAAGACAATTTATTTGTCACCTCAAGGCCGTAAATTGGATCAGCAAGGTGTTATGGAATTAGCTAATAATAAAAAGCTAATTCTAGTGGCTGGGCGCTATGAAGGCATAGACGAGCGTATCATTCAGTCGGAGATCGACGAAGAATGGTCAATTGGTGATTATGTGTTAAGTGGCGGTGAATTACCGGCAATGACATTAATCGACAGCGTCAGCCGCATGGTGCCGGGTGTGTTGGGACACGAATTATCAGCTGAGCAAGACTCGTTTACTGATGGTTTGTTAGATTGCCCACATTACACACGACCAGAGGTGTTAGATGGTGAAGCGGTTCCTTCAGTATTACTGAGCGGTAACCATAAACACATCGAAACATGGCGAATGAAGCAGGCATTGGGGCGGACTTGGTTAAGACGTCCAGAATTATTGCAAACCCTAGCTCTGACTGCTGAGCAGGAAAAGTTATTAGATGAGTTCAAACAAGAACATCTAACTTAA
- the rplS gene encoding 50S ribosomal protein L19: protein MSNIIKQLEEEQLKKDLPDFGPGDTIVVQVKVKEGERERLQAYEGVVIAKKNRGLHSNVTVRKLSSGEGVERTFQVHSPLVDSITVKRRGAVRRAKLYYLRGRTGKAARIKEKLG, encoded by the coding sequence ATGAGTAATATCATCAAGCAGCTTGAAGAAGAGCAGCTAAAAAAAGATTTACCAGATTTTGGCCCTGGTGACACAATTGTGGTTCAGGTTAAAGTAAAAGAAGGCGAGCGCGAGCGTTTACAGGCTTATGAAGGTGTTGTAATTGCTAAGAAAAACCGTGGTCTTCACTCAAACGTAACTGTTCGTAAATTATCGAGCGGTGAAGGTGTTGAGCGTACTTTCCAAGTACACAGTCCTCTAGTTGATAGCATCACTGTTAAGCGTCGTGGTGCGGTACGTCGTGCTAAATTGTACTACTTACGTGGTCGTACAGGTAAGGCTGCACGTATCAAAGAAAAGCTTGGTTAA
- the rpsP gene encoding 30S ribosomal protein S16 has translation MVTIRLSRGGSKKRPFYQVVVADSRCSRDGRFIERVGFFNPVAQGNAERLELDLARVDHWIGVGAQATDRVAKLIKDARKAA, from the coding sequence ATGGTAACAATTCGTTTATCTCGTGGTGGCTCTAAAAAGCGTCCATTCTACCAAGTAGTGGTAGCAGACAGCCGTTGTAGCCGCGACGGTCGCTTCATTGAGCGAGTGGGTTTCTTTAACCCTGTTGCTCAAGGCAATGCAGAGCGCTTAGAACTAGATTTAGCACGTGTAGATCACTGGATCGGTGTTGGCGCTCAAGCTACAGATCGTGTAGCAAAATTAATTAAAGACGCGCGTAAAGCTGCTTAA
- the rimM gene encoding ribosome maturation factor RimM (Essential for efficient processing of 16S rRNA) produces the protein MSTTQEKVVLGKLGAVYGIKGWLKVVAYTDYAEDIFNYSHWLIGRDDSWQEAEVVEWRRHNKGLIAKLAHVDVREKAQLLTGMEIAVLSEQLPELDEGEFYWRDLVGMAVVNKQGYNMGQVKSLMETGSNDVLVVKANHNDAFGKTERLIPFVESQTIEQVDQEQRVITVDWDADF, from the coding sequence ATGTCAACAACGCAAGAAAAGGTTGTCTTAGGTAAACTAGGTGCTGTTTATGGCATTAAAGGTTGGCTTAAAGTCGTTGCTTACACTGATTATGCTGAAGATATATTTAATTATTCACATTGGCTGATTGGTCGGGATGATTCCTGGCAAGAGGCTGAAGTTGTCGAGTGGCGTCGACATAACAAAGGACTCATCGCGAAATTAGCTCACGTTGATGTCCGTGAGAAAGCCCAATTGCTAACCGGTATGGAAATAGCCGTACTGTCTGAGCAATTGCCTGAGTTAGATGAAGGCGAATTTTACTGGCGCGATTTAGTCGGCATGGCTGTTGTTAATAAACAAGGCTATAACATGGGGCAAGTTAAGTCCTTAATGGAAACCGGCTCAAATGACGTGCTAGTCGTCAAAGCTAACCATAATGATGCTTTTGGTAAGACTGAGCGTCTGATCCCATTTGTTGAATCACAAACGATTGAACAGGTGGATCAGGAACAGCGTGTTATCACGGTAGATTGGGACGCGGATTTTTAA
- a CDS encoding ABC-F family ATPase — protein sequence MLTTANITMQFGAKPLFENVSVKFGDGNRYGLIGANGCGKSTFMKILGGDLEPSAGNVSKDPNERIGKLKQNQFAYEEFSVIDTVIMGHEELWAVKSERDAIYAKAEMTEADGIRAGDLEAEFAEMDGYTAESRAGELLMGVGIPVEQHFGPMSEIAPGWKLRVLLAQALFSDPDILLLDEPTNNLDINTIRWLEEILNSRNCTMIIISHDRHFLNSVCTHMADLDYGEVRLFPGNYDEYMTAATQVRERMLADNAKKKAQIADLKAFVSRFSANASKSKQATSRAKQIDKIQLEEVKPSSRQNPFIRFEQTKQLYRQALEVEGLAKSYDEEIFKNFDLKIEVGERIAVIGPNGIGKTTLLKCLVGDTDVTAGDIKWSENANIGYYAQDHEHEFAKESGLFDWMNQWGQEGDDDQVIRGTLGRLLFSQDDIKKNVGVLSGGEKGRMLYGKLMLQRPNILLMDEPTNHMDMESIESLNLALENYEGTLVFVSHDREFVSSIATRIIELTPTGIVDFNGTYDEYLKSQGIQ from the coding sequence TTGTTAACAACTGCTAATATCACCATGCAATTTGGTGCTAAACCCTTGTTTGAAAATGTATCGGTTAAATTTGGCGACGGTAATCGCTACGGTTTAATTGGTGCCAACGGCTGTGGTAAATCCACTTTTATGAAAATCCTTGGTGGGGATTTAGAGCCTTCAGCTGGTAACGTTTCCAAAGATCCTAATGAGCGCATTGGTAAGCTTAAGCAGAATCAATTTGCTTACGAAGAGTTCAGTGTTATTGATACTGTGATCATGGGCCATGAAGAATTATGGGCGGTGAAATCAGAACGTGACGCAATTTATGCCAAAGCAGAAATGACCGAAGCTGATGGTATTCGTGCCGGCGATTTAGAAGCCGAGTTTGCTGAAATGGATGGTTATACGGCAGAATCTCGCGCGGGTGAATTATTAATGGGGGTTGGCATACCTGTTGAGCAACACTTTGGCCCGATGAGTGAAATCGCCCCAGGTTGGAAACTACGTGTGTTATTAGCCCAAGCGTTATTCTCTGATCCAGATATTCTGCTATTAGACGAACCAACCAACAACTTGGATATTAATACTATCCGTTGGTTAGAAGAGATATTAAACAGTCGTAACTGTACCATGATTATTATCTCGCATGACCGTCACTTCTTAAACTCAGTTTGTACCCACATGGCGGATCTTGATTACGGTGAAGTGCGCTTATTCCCGGGTAACTACGATGAATATATGACAGCTGCAACTCAAGTGCGTGAGCGTATGCTTGCAGATAACGCTAAAAAGAAAGCGCAAATTGCTGATCTTAAAGCGTTCGTGAGCCGCTTCTCGGCGAATGCGTCTAAATCAAAACAAGCCACGTCGCGTGCTAAGCAAATTGACAAAATTCAATTAGAAGAAGTTAAGCCTTCTAGCCGTCAAAATCCGTTTATTCGTTTTGAACAAACTAAACAGTTGTATCGCCAAGCATTAGAAGTCGAAGGGTTAGCAAAATCTTACGATGAAGAAATATTTAAAAACTTTGATTTAAAAATTGAAGTGGGTGAGCGCATTGCGGTTATCGGCCCTAACGGTATCGGTAAAACCACATTACTTAAGTGTTTAGTTGGTGATACGGATGTAACGGCAGGTGATATTAAATGGTCGGAGAATGCCAATATAGGCTACTACGCACAGGATCATGAACATGAGTTTGCCAAAGAGTCTGGTTTATTTGATTGGATGAACCAATGGGGACAAGAAGGTGATGATGACCAAGTTATTCGCGGTACGCTAGGACGCTTGCTTTTCTCGCAAGACGATATTAAGAAAAATGTTGGTGTATTATCTGGTGGTGAAAAAGGCCGTATGTTATACGGTAAATTGATGTTGCAACGTCCTAATATTTTATTAATGGATGAACCAACCAACCACATGGATATGGAATCAATTGAATCACTTAACCTTGCGCTAGAAAACTACGAAGGTACTTTAGTTTTTGTTAGTCATGACCGTGAGTTTGTTTCTTCCATTGCAACCCGCATTATTGAATTAACCCCAACGGGTATTGTTGACTTTAATGGTACTTATGATGAGTACTTGAAGAGTCAGGGTATCCAGTAG